One Candidatus Delongbacteria bacterium genomic window carries:
- the purD gene encoding phosphoribosylamine--glycine ligase: MTCLLIGSGGREAAMAWKLQQSPLLARLFILPGNPGMGPWGERIQGPGAAEPEQLAAWCHNSGVDLVLIGPEQPLVEGLADELRTRGLHVFGPSRAAARLEGSKAWAKAFMARHDIPTAEHERFTDPETACAWLENAPWPVVIKADGLAAGKGVVLPGSLNDARETVRGMLSGASFGNAGREVVIERRLEGPELSFFALCDGTRAHILAPAQDHKRVGENDTGPNTGGMGAFAPSPLATPALRSRIVETILKPTLSGMAAEGCPFQGLLFIGLMLCEDGPRVIEYNCRFGDPETQVVLPLLEEDLLALAWRVGSGQGLADWHCPDSWPGSAVCVVAASEGYPGPSPTGLPIHGLAGLDPVQVFCAGVALDPDGRLVTAGGRVYSLMARAPSLGQARTQVYTALAGTGFAGMQHRRDIAASAASEEHTS, translated from the coding sequence CTGACCTGCCTGCTGATCGGGTCGGGTGGCCGCGAGGCGGCCATGGCCTGGAAACTGCAGCAGAGCCCGCTGCTGGCCAGACTCTTCATCCTGCCCGGCAACCCGGGCATGGGACCTTGGGGCGAACGCATCCAGGGTCCCGGTGCCGCCGAACCGGAGCAACTGGCCGCCTGGTGTCACAACTCGGGCGTCGATCTGGTGCTGATCGGTCCCGAGCAACCTCTCGTGGAGGGTCTGGCCGACGAGTTGCGGACCCGGGGTCTGCACGTGTTCGGCCCCTCGCGCGCCGCCGCCCGCCTCGAAGGCAGCAAGGCCTGGGCCAAGGCCTTCATGGCCCGCCATGACATTCCCACCGCCGAGCATGAACGCTTCACCGATCCCGAGACCGCCTGCGCCTGGTTGGAGAACGCGCCCTGGCCTGTGGTGATCAAGGCCGATGGCCTGGCCGCCGGCAAGGGCGTGGTGCTGCCCGGCAGCCTGAACGACGCCCGTGAGACGGTACGTGGCATGCTCAGCGGCGCCAGCTTCGGCAACGCGGGGCGCGAGGTGGTCATCGAACGCCGCCTCGAGGGCCCCGAGCTGAGTTTCTTCGCACTCTGCGACGGCACACGCGCTCACATTCTGGCCCCCGCCCAGGACCACAAGCGAGTGGGCGAGAACGACACGGGCCCCAATACGGGCGGCATGGGTGCCTTCGCCCCTTCGCCGCTGGCCACTCCGGCCCTGCGCTCCCGGATCGTGGAAACCATTCTCAAACCCACCCTGAGTGGCATGGCCGCCGAAGGCTGTCCCTTCCAGGGCCTGCTCTTCATCGGCCTGATGCTCTGCGAGGATGGGCCCCGGGTGATCGAATACAACTGCCGCTTTGGCGACCCGGAGACCCAGGTCGTGCTGCCCCTGCTGGAAGAAGACCTGCTGGCCCTGGCCTGGCGGGTGGGCAGCGGCCAGGGCCTGGCCGACTGGCATTGCCCCGACTCATGGCCGGGCAGCGCGGTCTGCGTGGTCGCGGCCAGCGAGGGCTATCCTGGCCCCAGCCCCACCGGGCTGCCGATCCATGGCTTGGCCGGTCTGGACCCGGTGCAGGTGTTCTGCGCGGGGGTGGCCCTCGATCCCGACGGCCGCCTGGTGACCGCGGGTGGGCGGGTCTATTCGCTGATGGCCCGTGCCCCCAGCCTGGGCCAGGCCCGCACGCAGGTCTACACGGCCCTGGCCGGCACGGGTTTCGCCGGCATGCAGCATCGACGCGACATCGCCGCAAGCGCGGCCAGTGAGGAACACACGTCATGA
- the uvrB gene encoding excinuclease ABC subunit UvrB, giving the protein MSGQFKLETEFVPQGDQGEAIETLVKGFQAGEDAQVLLGVTGSGKTFTMSHVIQRLGRPTLVLSHNKTLAAQLYGELKAFFPSNAVEFFISYYDYYQPEAYVPGSDTFIEKDASINSEIDRLRLKATSSLLERRDVIIVGSVSSIYGLGRPQDYKARMAVAEVGQPFDREDFLRKLVDIHYVRAGSQLERGTFRVRGDVIEVQPAYEETAIRIDTFGDEVESIREIHPLSGDTLAEKDASLIYPAKHFVTTQPGIERAVLTIEAELEEQVKALEEAHKPLEALRLRQRTRFDLEMLQEIGYCSGIENYSRHMDAREAGTRPYCLLDYFPEDMLVVIDESHATIPQVRAMFNGDRNRKQTLVDHGFRLPSALDNRPLRFEEFVELCPQTLFLSATPGDYELERCGGQVVEQVLRPTGLLDPEITVRPSKGQIEDLVEEARACIARDERVLVTTLTKRMAEDLSTYLARLGIRVRYLHSDIESLKRVELLRALRLGEFDVLVGINLLREGLDLPEVGLVAVLDADKEGFLRSARSLFQIVGRAARNVHGRVLFYGDRISDAMARVLEVTETRRAMQAEYNTRHGIVPRTVRKSSHEVLASTTVLDEARRLEAWNRSAERAAQVAEGMAPWEKAVEDTDVLRSLMESAAAALDFERAAELRDRLLELEGTEGEKAFRPQNESREQSKSRNRRQAGEAVRKLKRMKPPGGR; this is encoded by the coding sequence ATGAGCGGTCAGTTCAAGCTGGAGACGGAGTTCGTCCCCCAGGGGGATCAGGGCGAGGCCATCGAGACACTGGTGAAGGGCTTCCAGGCCGGCGAAGACGCTCAGGTCCTGCTGGGAGTCACCGGCAGTGGCAAGACCTTCACCATGTCCCATGTGATCCAGCGGCTGGGGCGACCGACCCTGGTGCTGTCACACAACAAGACTCTGGCTGCCCAGCTTTACGGCGAACTGAAGGCATTTTTCCCTTCCAACGCCGTCGAATTCTTCATCAGCTATTACGACTACTACCAGCCGGAAGCCTATGTCCCGGGCAGCGACACCTTCATCGAGAAGGACGCATCGATCAATTCGGAGATCGACCGCCTGAGGCTGAAAGCCACCAGCTCGCTGCTGGAGCGCCGGGACGTGATCATCGTGGGCAGCGTCAGTTCGATCTACGGACTGGGGCGCCCCCAGGACTACAAGGCCCGGATGGCGGTGGCCGAAGTGGGCCAGCCCTTCGACCGCGAGGATTTTCTGCGCAAGCTGGTGGACATCCACTACGTGCGCGCGGGGTCCCAGCTGGAACGGGGCACCTTCAGGGTGCGCGGGGACGTGATCGAGGTCCAGCCCGCCTACGAGGAGACGGCGATCCGCATCGACACCTTCGGCGACGAGGTGGAGTCGATCCGCGAGATCCACCCCCTCAGCGGGGACACGCTGGCGGAAAAGGATGCCAGCCTGATCTACCCGGCCAAGCACTTCGTGACCACCCAGCCGGGCATCGAACGCGCCGTGCTCACGATCGAGGCCGAACTGGAAGAGCAGGTCAAGGCCCTCGAGGAGGCCCACAAGCCCCTGGAAGCCCTGCGCCTGCGTCAGCGCACACGCTTCGACCTGGAAATGCTGCAGGAGATCGGGTACTGCAGCGGCATCGAGAACTACAGCCGGCACATGGACGCACGCGAAGCGGGCACACGTCCCTACTGCCTGCTGGACTATTTCCCCGAGGACATGCTGGTGGTGATCGACGAGAGTCACGCCACCATCCCGCAGGTGCGGGCGATGTTCAACGGGGACCGCAACCGCAAGCAGACGCTCGTGGATCACGGCTTCCGCCTGCCCAGCGCGCTGGACAACCGACCGTTGCGCTTCGAGGAGTTCGTGGAACTCTGCCCCCAGACCCTGTTCCTCTCGGCCACTCCGGGCGACTACGAGCTGGAGCGCTGCGGAGGACAGGTGGTGGAGCAGGTGCTGCGGCCCACCGGGCTGCTGGACCCCGAGATCACGGTTCGGCCCAGCAAGGGACAGATCGAGGACCTGGTCGAGGAAGCCCGTGCCTGCATCGCGCGTGACGAGCGCGTGCTGGTGACCACGCTGACCAAGCGGATGGCGGAGGACCTGAGCACCTATCTGGCGAGGCTGGGGATTCGCGTGCGCTATCTGCACAGCGACATCGAGAGCCTCAAGCGCGTGGAATTGCTGCGGGCCCTGCGTCTGGGCGAGTTTGACGTGCTGGTGGGCATCAACCTGCTGCGCGAGGGTCTGGACCTGCCCGAGGTCGGGCTGGTGGCCGTGCTGGATGCGGACAAGGAAGGTTTCCTGCGCAGCGCCCGCAGCCTGTTCCAGATCGTGGGACGTGCCGCGCGCAACGTCCACGGCCGCGTGCTGTTCTACGGCGACCGGATCTCGGACGCCATGGCCCGGGTGCTGGAGGTGACCGAGACACGCCGGGCGATGCAGGCGGAGTACAACACGCGCCACGGCATCGTGCCACGCACGGTGCGCAAGTCCTCACACGAAGTGCTGGCCTCGACCACCGTGCTGGATGAGGCCCGTCGGCTGGAAGCCTGGAACCGCAGCGCCGAACGCGCGGCCCAGGTGGCCGAGGGGATGGCGCCCTGGGAGAAGGCCGTCGAGGATACCGATGTGCTGCGCTCGCTGATGGAGAGCGCCGCCGCCGCCCTGGACTTCGAACGGGCGGCCGAATTGAGAGATCGTCTGCTGGAACTGGAAGGGACGGAGGGCGAAAAGGCCTTTCGCCCCCAGAACGAAAGCCGCGAACAGAGCAAGAGCCGCAACCGGCGTCAGGCCGGGGAAGCGGTGCGCAAACTGAAACGGATGAAGCCCCCCGGGGGGCGTTGA